One Segatella copri genomic window carries:
- a CDS encoding ATP-binding protein yields MNNIKNIKAKVLRVDEEEHKFVIEVEDRIYKVAQVDFQRRQPAPETLNCLMITTHLGKVFIAQDIEHLMRKNYKENDEVNFKIKMALGNFYHLEDEFGFTAMLKRDTVINAALTPMVKCRILKFHQKYMDVQLVEVLGADKSEFSLSEKEFYDIIGEENWNTQEFRNLMLGDTPSDIFDLECHRWIAGLSDSLNQDELQILLRQIHSRCLETLESENLLPRCKEAERILLEQRFTDVIELLSYYIQAIEILRKGKAEDTISQILSTLSTCAYIYHPRKQFCIMQCIFMLDFSIMEKLIDSILTTIRGQEMYLWNRKPFQMQWIKLLQGYVDNIYNQTDRLTSDIHTKETMIQVLTIELILGRHATHKIYDSSLNQALLYRLVSLMNVSDPNKTLQKSFLSLFTQSEFDAALPYNSDDAFVLSNMLCSQENETVENIEPAKYESDLALLTVNEQAITIQPKNLDKENLYLPLSARMGLWHGLSVRLDEKPPVNLRGKVGTTIEHFKQLWEYINDSLFSKKRKTSKKQNKKLYIDDETDIIITKKIAGDMMFECKVVEDGYEGTGTLDVLNDVVPFFPGDVSMQSFEYQGMPLLLRAYVKNVKSDGTYEFAMRDMISEYEDDVRVNDLFYNSRLTCLVFSQVPGLTRVPAVSSEGFSVSVAPAPGMTVDDLRRGMVVEVDNITEGSSDYLYGTFLRESPESRFSLAEAFHNLMLGYANHEVYNPKAEKDELADAMDMDSVYVSELMGIIDAKATLEEDNIKAYNYLNFCRLLAIMIDSKERTNYYDSRLTLLELLNDFAALDKVDTKKIDLIAETEPELFERNAILRHDFMQLRIIGCLDSDEHYEELYQWSSLTEDPQLQQLAALVLSHNFVKKSGLLTQAGDILDKIRALLKLHKSSSNKKNYGKEDFHTEFKTSIVYPENSMKVDVQAQTVKIMQEICAFLNAEGGHLYLGVSDIGYEMGLEEDLKNPLFKGSRDKFEVYVNNQIVYYLGQEGAHYVHTHFDNEVNNAVLIIDIEPCPHPIAVNSEYFERMGTSARKVNGNYKDKFFAIRKQWAEEHVPHLAITQPVTASATAEAPSAEKEAKTIIKHVESAPITDHIQTSRLRNNALHDYEEGYRPVTAVICLLATDEYKLLDEDDWQDYRLKLAVHEDEEEGWLILVYESGRVCKVSMAELLQRERGRVFKRYAGEKLIFASIATDEDSVCVGFVDSKTNRYVRFDDVDKFNHEKMQAEGVLPMDVPNAGVHYVEVIPQSQVPVNRNIGRKTIGCILKTVEGKRCMAVLPDCKAK; encoded by the coding sequence ATGAATAATATCAAAAACATCAAAGCAAAGGTTCTGCGAGTAGATGAAGAAGAACACAAGTTCGTCATCGAAGTGGAAGACAGAATTTACAAGGTGGCACAGGTTGACTTCCAGAGAAGGCAACCCGCTCCGGAAACACTCAACTGCCTGATGATTACCACCCATCTGGGTAAGGTTTTCATCGCACAGGACATTGAACACCTCATGAGAAAAAACTACAAGGAAAACGACGAGGTGAACTTTAAAATCAAGATGGCACTGGGCAACTTCTACCATCTGGAAGATGAGTTTGGCTTCACTGCCATGCTCAAGAGAGACACGGTGATCAATGCCGCACTCACCCCTATGGTAAAATGCCGCATCCTGAAATTCCACCAGAAATACATGGACGTGCAGCTCGTGGAAGTACTGGGTGCCGACAAATCGGAATTCTCACTGTCGGAAAAGGAATTCTATGATATCATAGGCGAGGAAAACTGGAATACGCAGGAATTCAGAAACCTGATGCTCGGAGATACTCCATCCGACATCTTCGACCTGGAATGCCACAGATGGATTGCAGGACTCTCTGACTCCCTGAACCAGGACGAACTGCAAATCCTGCTCCGACAGATACATAGCCGCTGCCTGGAAACGCTGGAAAGCGAAAATCTGCTGCCACGATGCAAGGAAGCCGAGCGCATTCTGCTCGAACAGCGCTTCACGGATGTCATCGAGCTGCTCTCCTACTATATACAAGCCATTGAAATCCTGAGAAAGGGAAAGGCGGAAGATACCATCAGCCAAATCCTCTCAACCCTATCCACATGCGCCTATATTTATCATCCGCGCAAGCAATTCTGCATCATGCAGTGTATCTTCATGCTCGACTTCTCCATCATGGAGAAACTCATCGATTCCATCTTAACCACCATCAGAGGACAGGAAATGTATCTATGGAACAGAAAACCATTCCAGATGCAATGGATCAAACTGCTCCAGGGATACGTGGACAATATCTATAACCAGACCGACCGACTCACCAGCGACATCCATACCAAGGAGACGATGATACAGGTGCTCACCATCGAACTGATTCTGGGCAGACATGCTACCCATAAGATTTACGACAGTTCGCTGAACCAGGCACTGCTCTACCGACTGGTCTCGCTCATGAACGTGAGCGATCCGAACAAGACACTGCAGAAATCATTCCTCTCGCTCTTCACGCAATCGGAATTCGATGCCGCCCTGCCATACAACAGCGACGATGCCTTCGTGCTTTCCAACATGCTCTGCTCGCAGGAGAACGAAACCGTGGAGAATATCGAACCGGCTAAATATGAAAGCGATCTGGCTCTGCTCACCGTAAACGAACAGGCCATCACCATCCAACCCAAGAATCTGGATAAGGAAAATCTCTACCTGCCCCTGTCGGCACGCATGGGACTATGGCATGGACTCTCCGTACGACTCGACGAAAAGCCTCCGGTGAACCTGCGCGGAAAGGTGGGAACCACCATCGAGCACTTCAAGCAGCTGTGGGAGTACATCAACGACTCGCTCTTCTCCAAAAAGCGAAAGACTTCCAAAAAGCAGAACAAGAAACTCTATATAGATGACGAAACGGATATCATCATCACAAAGAAGATTGCAGGCGACATGATGTTTGAATGCAAGGTGGTGGAAGACGGATACGAGGGAACGGGTACGCTGGATGTGCTGAACGACGTGGTGCCTTTCTTCCCTGGCGATGTCAGCATGCAGTCGTTTGAATACCAGGGCATGCCGCTCCTGCTGCGTGCCTACGTAAAGAATGTAAAGAGCGACGGAACCTATGAGTTTGCCATGCGCGACATGATCAGCGAATATGAGGACGACGTGAGAGTGAACGACCTGTTCTACAACTCCCGACTCACCTGTCTGGTTTTCAGTCAGGTTCCGGGTCTGACTAGAGTACCTGCCGTGAGCAGCGAGGGCTTCTCCGTATCCGTTGCGCCTGCACCGGGCATGACGGTAGACGACCTGAGACGAGGCATGGTCGTGGAGGTGGACAACATCACCGAGGGCAGCAGCGACTATCTCTATGGCACCTTCCTGCGCGAATCGCCGGAAAGCAGATTCAGTCTTGCCGAAGCCTTCCACAACCTGATGCTCGGCTATGCCAACCACGAGGTGTATAACCCGAAGGCTGAGAAAGACGAACTGGCGGATGCCATGGATATGGACAGCGTCTATGTATCAGAACTGATGGGCATCATCGACGCCAAGGCTACCCTGGAAGAGGATAATATCAAGGCGTATAACTATCTGAACTTCTGCCGACTGCTCGCCATCATGATAGACAGCAAGGAACGCACCAACTATTACGACAGCCGACTCACCCTGCTGGAACTGCTCAACGACTTCGCGGCATTAGACAAGGTGGATACCAAGAAGATAGATCTCATCGCCGAAACGGAGCCTGAGCTCTTTGAGAGAAATGCCATCCTGCGCCACGACTTCATGCAGCTGCGCATCATCGGATGTCTCGACAGCGATGAGCATTACGAGGAACTCTACCAATGGAGCAGTCTGACGGAAGATCCACAGCTGCAGCAGCTTGCCGCCCTGGTTCTGTCACACAACTTCGTGAAGAAATCGGGACTCCTTACCCAGGCTGGAGATATCCTCGACAAGATCAGGGCACTGCTCAAGCTACACAAGTCATCTTCCAACAAGAAGAACTATGGCAAGGAAGATTTCCATACGGAGTTCAAGACTTCTATCGTTTATCCGGAAAACTCGATGAAGGTGGACGTGCAGGCTCAGACCGTGAAGATCATGCAGGAAATCTGCGCCTTCCTCAATGCCGAGGGTGGACATCTCTATCTGGGTGTATCCGACATCGGTTACGAGATGGGACTGGAAGAAGACCTGAAGAATCCGCTCTTCAAGGGTTCAAGAGATAAATTCGAGGTGTATGTGAACAACCAGATTGTTTACTACCTGGGCCAGGAGGGTGCCCACTACGTGCACACCCATTTTGATAATGAAGTGAACAATGCCGTGCTCATCATCGACATCGAACCATGTCCGCACCCTATCGCCGTAAACTCGGAATACTTCGAGCGAATGGGTACATCGGCACGAAAGGTGAACGGCAACTACAAGGACAAGTTCTTTGCCATCAGAAAGCAGTGGGCTGAGGAGCATGTGCCTCATCTGGCCATCACGCAACCCGTCACTGCATCTGCAACGGCTGAAGCACCATCAGCAGAAAAGGAGGCAAAAACCATCATCAAGCATGTGGAGTCAGCACCTATCACCGACCATATCCAGACCTCACGCCTGCGCAACAATGCGCTGCACGACTACGAGGAAGGCTATCGCCCGGTGACTGCCGTAATCTGTCTGCTTGCCACCGATGAATATAAACTGCTCGACGAGGATGACTGGCAAGACTATCGCCTGAAGCTCGCCGTCCACGAGGACGAGGAAGAAGGCTGGCTCATTCTGGTATATGAAAGCGGAAGAGTCTGCAAGGTTTCAATGGCAGAGCTTCTGCAGCGAGAGAGAGGCAGGGTATTCAAGCGATATGCGGGCGAAAAACTCATCTTTGCTTCCATCGCCACCGATGAAGATTCGGTATGCGTAGGATTCGTTGACAGCAAGACCAACCGCTATGTGCGTTTCGACGACGTAGATAAATTCAATCACGAGAAGATGCAGGCAGAGGGCGTCCTGCCGATGGATGTGCCGAATGCCGGCGTTCACTATGTAGAAGTGATTCCGCAATCGCAGGTTCCTGTAAACAGAAATATCGGAAGAAAGACCATCGGCTGCATTCTGAAGACCGTAGAAGGAAAGAGATGCATGGCTGTATTGCCGGATTGCAAGGCGAAATAA
- a CDS encoding replication initiation protein, translated as MADKKKEIAKPNAGEQWINTPFSFTKIDKQCTLAQQHILFCVSSHLQEYVTRFFNEKREKGNLRSDYMFEVDKEHVAMNVPKIKLKLNELGIESSHYKDLRKTLKELLDFSVRIKIDGKAVIQHVFSNITEDIVTNGYTTKQGVTYDRSKGEVELKIDPVVAKYAFDMSQGFIHHIALIARYASRQNTPRIYLFLLRQMGINNGKMTIKVPFMQLKEYLGMAKIAEDGTVIEEQYPKFSQFKKQVLDAVQEDFAKLSKEDKVDIMFTDCTPVYKRGQSRGNPEALIFKIKRTALGKAHINGNVLDKDKQGLPQSKEPVMGDLFAHVATTENSKIEMEKGGEDKWKEFLSMIIDPSQAALLKRVKFLGMKNQRFCVKASKEDFGLLKTLGVEKVAQEYFKCVGSFAPTFYEG; from the coding sequence ATGGCAGATAAAAAAAAGGAAATAGCAAAGCCCAATGCAGGTGAACAATGGATTAATACTCCATTCAGCTTCACAAAGATAGATAAACAATGTACGCTCGCACAACAGCATATATTGTTTTGCGTAAGCTCGCATCTACAGGAATATGTAACGAGATTCTTTAACGAAAAGCGTGAGAAAGGTAATCTGCGCTCAGACTATATGTTTGAAGTAGATAAAGAACATGTTGCCATGAATGTACCTAAAATCAAACTGAAGTTGAATGAATTAGGTATTGAATCAAGCCACTATAAGGATCTGCGCAAAACCCTGAAGGAACTTCTGGACTTCAGCGTCAGAATCAAGATAGATGGCAAGGCCGTCATACAGCACGTCTTTTCTAACATAACAGAAGATATCGTAACCAATGGTTATACCACCAAGCAGGGTGTCACATACGACAGGTCTAAAGGAGAGGTTGAGCTGAAGATTGACCCAGTTGTTGCCAAATATGCCTTCGACATGAGCCAAGGATTCATCCATCATATCGCCTTGATTGCACGATATGCAAGCAGGCAGAACACTCCTAGGATATATCTGTTCTTACTGCGCCAAATGGGAATAAACAATGGGAAAATGACCATAAAGGTGCCATTCATGCAATTGAAGGAATACCTGGGCATGGCTAAAATTGCAGAAGACGGAACTGTTATAGAAGAACAGTATCCGAAATTCTCGCAGTTTAAAAAGCAAGTATTGGATGCGGTGCAGGAAGATTTTGCCAAATTAAGCAAGGAAGACAAGGTTGATATCATGTTCACCGACTGTACACCCGTATATAAGAGGGGACAGTCAAGAGGCAATCCTGAAGCACTGATATTCAAAATCAAGAGAACTGCTTTGGGAAAAGCCCATATCAATGGCAATGTCTTGGATAAGGATAAGCAAGGACTGCCTCAGAGCAAGGAGCCTGTAATGGGCGACTTGTTTGCCCATGTAGCAACGACAGAAAATTCAAAGATAGAAATGGAAAAGGGTGGGGAGGACAAATGGAAAGAATTCCTCTCCATGATAATTGATCCTTCACAAGCAGCCTTACTCAAGAGGGTGAAATTCCTCGGTATGAAAAATCAGAGGTTCTGCGTCAAGGCTTCAAAAGAAGACTTTGGATTACTCAAAACACTGGGAGTGGAGAAAGTTGCCCAGGAATACTTTAAATGCGTAGGCTCCTTCGCTCCAACTTTCTACGAGGGGTAA
- a CDS encoding alanine/glycine:cation symporter family protein, with the protein MDSIQNIFVQVSDFLWSYIIIAVLICCAVFFTWRTRFVQFRLIREMVRLLLHPDKVQPDEIGQDELSMDVKVDGEMKHISSFQAFVVALASRIGTGNLAGVATAISVGGPGAVFWMWVLALLGSASAFIESTLAQLYKRKGKTSFYGGPAYYMKYGLGKGWMGILFAVLMIITFGFAYNSVQSNTICLAWQKAFGIDPATMGIVLTLLTLLIIFGGIQRVAKFSSTVVPVMAIIYLLIAVGVVIWNITCLPQVLLTIVENAFGFNQAAGGVLGVTVIQGIKRGLFSNEAGEGSAPNAAAAATVSHPVKQGLIQALGVFTDTLVVCSCTAFIILVSGVDVTASNGIQLTQDALTHEIGSIGNPFVAVMIWLFAFSSIIGNYYYGETNVRYIKDSKLGVFIYRLAVAAMVMIGAVVSLDFAWSFADITMALLTLCNLVAIVLLSRQAVFLLQDYRQQKKEGKNPVFSKDKMPEIADQLEAW; encoded by the coding sequence ATAGATTCAATTCAGAACATCTTTGTTCAGGTTAGCGATTTTCTCTGGTCGTATATCATCATTGCCGTTTTGATATGCTGTGCCGTGTTTTTCACTTGGCGAACCCGTTTCGTTCAGTTTCGTCTCATCAGGGAGATGGTGAGGCTGCTGCTCCATCCCGATAAGGTTCAGCCCGACGAGATAGGACAGGATGAGCTGTCGATGGATGTGAAGGTGGATGGCGAGATGAAGCACATCTCTTCCTTCCAGGCATTCGTGGTGGCACTGGCAAGCAGAATCGGTACGGGTAATCTTGCGGGTGTGGCCACAGCCATCAGCGTCGGTGGTCCGGGAGCCGTGTTCTGGATGTGGGTGCTGGCTTTGCTGGGTTCCGCATCAGCCTTCATAGAATCTACGCTTGCCCAGCTTTACAAGCGCAAGGGCAAGACTTCCTTCTATGGCGGACCTGCCTATTATATGAAGTATGGATTGGGCAAGGGATGGATGGGTATCCTCTTTGCCGTGCTGATGATCATCACCTTCGGTTTTGCCTATAATTCCGTGCAGAGCAACACCATCTGTCTGGCATGGCAGAAGGCCTTCGGTATCGATCCTGCCACCATGGGCATCGTGCTCACGCTGCTCACGCTGCTCATCATCTTCGGCGGTATCCAGCGAGTGGCTAAGTTTTCTTCCACGGTGGTTCCAGTGATGGCAATCATCTATCTCCTGATAGCCGTGGGCGTAGTAATCTGGAACATCACCTGCCTGCCTCAGGTATTGCTCACCATTGTGGAGAATGCCTTCGGATTCAATCAGGCAGCGGGCGGAGTGCTTGGCGTAACGGTGATACAGGGCATCAAGCGAGGCCTGTTCAGCAATGAGGCAGGCGAGGGTAGTGCTCCTAATGCGGCTGCGGCGGCCACGGTGAGCCATCCGGTGAAGCAGGGACTCATCCAGGCTCTGGGCGTGTTTACGGATACCCTGGTGGTATGTTCCTGCACGGCATTCATCATCCTGGTGAGTGGGGTAGACGTCACAGCATCCAATGGTATCCAGCTCACGCAGGATGCCCTGACCCATGAGATAGGAAGCATCGGAAATCCTTTCGTGGCTGTGATGATATGGCTCTTTGCCTTCAGCAGTATCATCGGCAACTATTATTATGGCGAGACAAACGTGAGATATATCAAGGATTCCAAACTGGGCGTATTTATCTATCGCCTTGCCGTAGCTGCGATGGTGATGATTGGTGCTGTGGTATCATTGGATTTTGCATGGAGTTTTGCCGACATCACGATGGCGCTTCTTACCCTCTGCAATCTTGTGGCCATCGTTTTGCTATCCCGCCAGGCCGTTTTCCTGCTGCAAGACTATCGACAGCAGAAGAAGGAAGGCAAGAATCCTGTGTTCTCCAAGGATAAAATGCCAGAGATTGCCGATCAATTGGAGGCTTGGTAA